One genomic region from Spirosoma sp. KCTC 42546 encodes:
- a CDS encoding T9SS type A sorting domain-containing protein, giving the protein MVRFLLAFFSLLSISNGYAQSIYINPRRSNCPGALVSADFGANGVKFASDNQFVIKLESTNGIVSRELSATAVSDFGLQLRYPDDIPPGEYRMTLRSSNPALTSPLSQPFLIAPRPTASIRAVQKDVVGPFEPIPIEYTYSGPADAKITLNDGTIIPLSWLNYVPPKTTRNYLVRAAQSTTYTIASVTTEACGNGIGSGAAAVRVSPVGLRLLSVLPAQVCAGSQFNIAYSTSGSFETGNHFTIQVRTYQDSLAAQFPAEATPNGLTAVMPESIPPSDYYYLTVIADKPNVVSRLNGFVVVRRKPAIQLTNSTINIMWGATAELPMVATGKDPIAITLSDGTVLDQQQWDYLYNPNEVIENRFSYTVSPMQTTTYRVQSFSTGCGSGPATGAVTVQVGPGLKISSPDNLTACAGTEWQVPVTIGGTIPATNRLSVRIAYGQQEWPYRLDTLLVPASLSAGVLRLVIPTIISGQTKFRIEGTDLLSPSDWNTLSVQTAPRLTTFQIDESNGQKSLRLVFSGTIPVTFRLNDGRTDIAMPPASAFGYILPLKGYPTSTFSVLSMSNVCGIGVVSQQPIQYDNPNPLRIRLSDSNPKSGCVGTSASIAFDVTGTSTAATVYSVELGTFDYMTSRFVVQQTIGSGSQSPIQITLGKDALPETFIRIVTTDPLAVSEPERFSVQKPAVASYYPNGRTVPLLYEQIEYPMNLGVSGGQPFDITFTNGRDFRKIFRYENNNFPNIEISAPGNYYLESVQNGCGAGTIRSTDTLFVRPFSITTNLKDLGVLCAGSLLNVPFTTKGNAPADAAFSVQISRRRTGGFYDIPSLPSPYPGELLVRLPDTLQHSNIRLGGSSMPNNSYYIRVVSKNKDVVGGVAPVQVYMRRTVAVTLSAAGETVYDPAQGAVQLRIGAKGSAPFFAYIDNRSYASEGDSEVDQQFSNDNDSDETVRSIGVTPQHKTTYSLRTAFNQCGYGTSAGQVTVTVKAKINLRIVNTYTTGICPGNLLSLTAVSSGDFDSGNQLRILLSTSSEAALKSDDRELARFDSITGPLQVRLPADLLAGTPYYIKVISTRPDNVFSNVESIRIVQPAVASLQGNTIINSGEVTYIRLNLSGGGPYQYELSTGQTGNSTEEGDINIVVQPSQSTTFTLKSVQNACGSGQVSGSAIVDVLPPSSVTLSLAGFFLTSICAGEKVRVPLTIRGSSGGSQTYRVQLSDPLGLSFQDIPTVGEASSLTATIPLNTPSGNTYRLRVRVLETNVVSSASPFPIAVRSPAGATLSGPPYFESGKPVSLTINLTGSAPWSIRLTDSLQTVYLATSRSPLIHNVFPNRFTTYRLVSVSNSCGIGTLGTPASVQVGLLTALSQPATEPAIQLMPNPVASVLNIRYDQSIQMRTVQVITMQGVVVMRVAGPPQATGNLELTTQSWPAGVYLIRCETDKGVWESRIVKQ; this is encoded by the coding sequence ATGGTTAGATTTTTATTGGCCTTTTTTAGCCTTCTGTCGATTAGCAATGGCTATGCTCAGTCGATTTACATAAATCCGAGACGGAGCAACTGTCCAGGCGCATTGGTGTCCGCCGATTTTGGGGCCAATGGCGTTAAATTTGCTTCCGATAATCAGTTTGTCATCAAACTAGAAAGCACCAATGGTATCGTTAGCCGGGAACTATCCGCTACGGCGGTTTCCGATTTCGGGCTTCAGTTGCGATATCCAGATGACATTCCACCCGGTGAGTACCGAATGACGCTCCGTTCGTCGAATCCGGCGTTGACCTCTCCTCTCAGTCAGCCCTTCCTGATAGCCCCAAGGCCAACGGCCAGCATCCGGGCCGTTCAGAAAGACGTAGTAGGGCCGTTTGAGCCAATACCCATTGAATACACGTACAGTGGACCCGCTGATGCTAAAATCACCTTGAACGATGGCACAATTATTCCACTTAGTTGGCTTAACTATGTTCCTCCGAAAACTACCCGCAACTATTTAGTCCGAGCAGCCCAGAGTACTACCTACACCATTGCTTCGGTTACGACAGAGGCGTGTGGTAATGGCATTGGCAGCGGAGCAGCGGCTGTGCGCGTTAGCCCGGTTGGACTTCGGCTGCTGTCGGTGCTACCCGCCCAGGTATGCGCGGGTAGTCAATTCAATATCGCGTATTCGACCAGCGGATCGTTTGAAACGGGTAACCATTTTACCATTCAGGTGCGTACGTATCAGGATAGTTTGGCCGCCCAGTTTCCGGCCGAAGCGACACCCAATGGGCTGACGGCCGTAATGCCAGAATCGATACCTCCATCTGACTATTATTATCTCACCGTTATCGCAGATAAACCTAACGTGGTCAGTCGGTTGAATGGCTTCGTGGTGGTACGCAGAAAGCCAGCTATTCAGCTCACAAACAGCACCATTAACATCATGTGGGGGGCCACGGCAGAATTGCCAATGGTGGCAACCGGTAAAGATCCCATTGCGATTACATTAAGCGATGGGACCGTGTTGGATCAGCAGCAATGGGATTACCTATATAATCCGAATGAGGTCATTGAGAACCGGTTTTCGTATACCGTTTCACCTATGCAGACCACCACGTACCGAGTCCAATCGTTTTCAACTGGTTGTGGCAGCGGGCCTGCAACGGGAGCGGTTACGGTGCAGGTAGGGCCAGGGCTGAAAATCAGTTCGCCGGATAATTTAACCGCTTGTGCAGGTACAGAATGGCAAGTGCCCGTAACAATTGGGGGTACGATACCGGCAACCAATCGCCTTTCAGTGCGAATAGCCTATGGGCAGCAGGAATGGCCTTACCGATTAGATACGCTGTTGGTTCCAGCCTCACTTTCAGCCGGAGTATTACGCCTTGTGATACCAACGATTATATCGGGCCAAACTAAATTTCGTATTGAAGGCACTGATCTGTTATCACCTTCTGATTGGAATACGCTTTCGGTTCAGACGGCTCCTCGGCTGACGACGTTTCAGATCGATGAGTCGAACGGTCAGAAATCACTGCGGCTGGTTTTTAGCGGAACCATTCCCGTTACGTTCAGACTGAACGACGGACGAACTGATATTGCCATGCCACCAGCGAGTGCATTTGGGTATATCCTGCCGCTGAAAGGTTATCCAACATCCACCTTCAGTGTCTTAAGCATGTCCAACGTTTGTGGTATAGGTGTTGTCAGTCAACAGCCCATTCAGTACGATAATCCGAACCCGCTTCGCATCCGACTCAGCGATTCCAATCCCAAATCGGGATGCGTTGGAACCAGTGCCAGTATTGCATTTGATGTAACCGGTACATCAACGGCAGCAACAGTCTATTCAGTTGAGTTGGGTACGTTCGATTACATGACCAGTCGGTTTGTTGTACAGCAGACGATTGGCTCAGGTTCTCAAAGCCCTATACAGATAACCCTGGGCAAGGATGCGCTTCCCGAAACATTTATTCGGATCGTGACCACCGACCCACTGGCAGTAAGTGAACCGGAACGGTTTTCGGTGCAAAAGCCAGCTGTTGCGTCCTACTACCCAAATGGGAGAACTGTTCCCCTGCTTTACGAGCAGATTGAATATCCTATGAATCTGGGCGTTTCAGGTGGCCAACCTTTTGACATAACTTTTACCAATGGAAGAGATTTTCGGAAGATCTTTCGTTATGAAAACAACAACTTTCCCAATATAGAGATTTCCGCACCTGGCAACTACTACCTGGAGTCGGTTCAAAATGGTTGTGGTGCTGGCACTATCCGATCAACGGATACGCTGTTTGTTCGACCCTTCAGCATCACGACAAATTTAAAGGACCTTGGCGTCCTGTGTGCGGGCAGCCTCCTAAATGTGCCCTTTACAACGAAGGGGAACGCGCCAGCAGATGCCGCGTTTTCAGTTCAGATAAGCCGTAGACGAACCGGTGGTTTTTATGATATTCCTTCGCTGCCATCCCCTTATCCGGGCGAGTTGCTTGTCCGCTTACCCGATACGCTTCAACATTCCAATATCCGACTCGGTGGTAGCTCAATGCCCAATAATTCGTACTACATCCGGGTTGTGTCTAAAAACAAGGATGTAGTTGGCGGGGTAGCGCCGGTGCAGGTGTATATGCGTCGAACCGTGGCGGTTACCTTATCAGCCGCTGGCGAAACTGTGTATGATCCAGCTCAAGGTGCTGTTCAACTGAGAATTGGGGCCAAAGGAAGTGCGCCTTTTTTTGCTTATATAGACAATCGTTCGTATGCTAGTGAGGGAGATAGCGAAGTGGATCAGCAGTTTTCCAATGATAACGATAGTGATGAAACCGTTCGATCAATCGGCGTAACACCCCAACATAAAACGACCTATAGCCTACGAACGGCGTTTAATCAATGTGGCTATGGAACATCGGCCGGGCAGGTAACCGTAACGGTCAAAGCAAAAATCAACCTGCGGATCGTTAATACGTATACAACGGGTATTTGTCCCGGTAATCTACTGTCGCTAACGGCAGTTAGCTCCGGCGATTTTGACTCTGGCAATCAGCTACGCATCCTGTTGAGTACCTCTTCTGAGGCAGCCCTAAAATCGGATGACCGTGAACTGGCTCGCTTCGACTCAATAACTGGCCCGCTACAGGTTAGGCTCCCGGCGGATTTATTGGCCGGAACCCCATACTACATCAAAGTGATTAGTACGCGCCCGGATAATGTGTTTAGTAATGTTGAATCAATTCGGATTGTGCAACCCGCAGTGGCTAGTTTACAGGGTAATACAATCATTAATAGTGGTGAGGTAACCTATATCCGACTAAACTTGTCAGGTGGAGGCCCTTATCAATACGAATTATCGACTGGGCAGACTGGCAACTCGACTGAGGAGGGTGACATAAATATTGTGGTTCAACCCAGTCAGTCAACTACGTTTACGCTGAAATCAGTGCAAAACGCCTGCGGAAGCGGACAAGTATCCGGTAGTGCAATTGTAGATGTATTGCCACCTAGCTCAGTTACTCTATCCCTGGCTGGATTTTTTCTGACGAGCATTTGTGCCGGCGAGAAGGTGCGTGTGCCACTTACTATTCGCGGATCAAGCGGAGGATCACAAACTTATCGTGTTCAGTTGTCAGATCCCCTGGGTTTATCATTTCAGGATATACCAACCGTTGGTGAGGCCAGTTCCTTAACCGCAACGATTCCCCTGAATACGCCATCCGGCAACACGTACCGGCTACGTGTTCGGGTACTCGAAACAAATGTAGTAAGCTCAGCCAGTCCTTTTCCTATTGCAGTTCGTTCCCCAGCGGGAGCAACGCTGAGTGGCCCTCCTTATTTCGAGTCTGGTAAGCCTGTTAGTCTGACTATTAATCTGACGGGAAGCGCTCCCTGGTCCATAAGACTAACTGATTCCTTACAAACAGTTTATTTAGCAACCAGTCGTAGCCCTCTCATCCACAATGTATTTCCAAATCGCTTTACCACCTATCGCCTGGTAAGTGTTTCGAATTCCTGTGGAATAGGTACTCTTGGCACGCCAGCATCTGTTCAAGTTGGCTTACTAACCGCCCTTAGCCAGCCAGCTACTGAACCAGCAATACAGTTGATGCCCAATCCGGTAGCGTCTGTTTTAAACATTCGGTACGATCAATCCATTCAGATGCGAACCGTACAGGTGATTACTATGCAAGGCGTTGTTGTCATGCGTGTAGCTGGACCACCCCAGGCCACCGGCAACCTTGAATTAACTACGCAATCCTGGCCTGCCGGAGTTTACCTGATTCGATGTGAAACGGACAAGGGAGTTTGGGAAAGCCGCATTGTGAAACAATGA
- a CDS encoding T9SS type A sorting domain-containing protein, giving the protein MNSVNIVQPPYNGTCGGTAIQVPITTTGTYGADNVFTIQLIGGSATALTYQDLPTKGNAPTLEITLPDTILPGAYRLRVLASNPKTIGIASTYFYPQRKPTARIVERPLTVAPYESVTIPIQLFGSDITAYNPYRVTINDSLMLSKDKAASFVAYPGTKTTTYRVTKVENACGEGTTFGQQTVTVTPFGLQLTTIAPEAPCPAATVQIGFSANGTFDSGNRFTVQVTNEKGDYVDLPTKGDRSPLEITLPASIPEGWGNYIRLVSTSPALVSSPLGGLYSGRALSVYPTPSAILETDVKAIRFGETATLVVRLTGQNVQCTLSEGTQLEYKPGAYQPVTGQYEVVVKPSVSTTYTIRSATGACGPVKTTGTVRVEVTNGIIAGKLADERPCIDQTIRVPIQTNAQFTAQTTFQVQIGGISLPAVLQKDTVVATLTSQSLGVSPGLDGTYYVSSDVRVVTQNPAIVSTISPSRFAIGYVPVLANINLFTQLGADRWDVGYPSTLNKPEPIRIMVDAKSNLPITISVAEGSRQWRFPANQLPNSSDYPYAVFGDMPTQSTTYMLTEVSNKCGTRRFSDKSKQVVIKQAENRQILVDALPDRIFCAGESISIPFQTTGAIADSVRYRVTLYGYSIYGSNSVVPVVIGRALKSPITVVLPDVEASTYSLRIEAENVALTSRDVFLTIHKKPTASISPGSTEIIAGESATLSVGAKGGRPYTLLTADGDSYPVTAYDAGWPNLDGMVAIPVKPDKTTTYRLKSITNACGTTALSDERTITVVPYRLYITTPSNPGNYATTTLEQKVATCRNGLLSVPYATIGSVPADEVFDLQVSRGNSAPFETLSLTSTSNPLVGRLPDSFTANPYGNYQVRVVGRKTGIISQTSPFFRVFEPPTATIALKPGSSPVADPTVTILVSVTNADNFTTYGIRNYEPDYSGTYFDSVTDPNGTLYIMVPRHKTTYSLAFVRNGCGYGTVSGEATVSVRPTLNITTPTPGLQQLTCAGKTLAVAYNTTGDWSNGINVVAELVSADNSSRELSRTTAREETLSLTLPTDLLPGDYTLRLRSADPQLSTSVPLRIAAPVTAQLTGNLVINAGQKLVIKPVVSGTFPINYSLSNGSVGMWQTGAPVIELTPSQSGTYRLASASNVCGAGFVSGSLTISVNPTSSRFITTDRVSGRLCGGDTVLIDYTAAGIATSTLTVQLSDRNGDQYAPVPTIGQTSPLRAVLPMGLPTGINYRFRVTNSDPTVASSVMLSPVTILEKTTGSILGPPFTAPGKPANLTLSVTGSVPVSVTLGQDGSATRIWQVTEPVTIVSLPAGSLPATFRLLGVKNDCGPGLIQGTGIVRLELITAIEPTGLSIQVFPNPVSEDIFIENLPIVPLEIELWSTDGRLIRRKTYQPAKAASLPVHDLPVGMYFLRVNVNQTTLTYRLIKY; this is encoded by the coding sequence GTGAACAGTGTCAATATTGTGCAGCCGCCTTATAATGGAACATGTGGTGGAACGGCCATCCAGGTACCAATCACAACCACGGGCACATATGGCGCCGATAATGTCTTCACTATACAGCTTATTGGCGGTAGTGCAACTGCCCTAACTTATCAGGATCTTCCGACGAAGGGTAATGCACCTACCCTTGAAATTACCTTACCAGACACAATTCTGCCAGGTGCTTATCGGCTACGTGTGCTGGCGTCGAACCCGAAAACGATAGGGATTGCCAGTACCTATTTTTATCCCCAGCGCAAGCCAACTGCTCGAATTGTTGAGCGTCCGCTGACAGTTGCGCCCTATGAAAGTGTTACGATTCCCATTCAGCTTTTTGGCTCGGATATAACCGCTTACAATCCGTATCGGGTTACAATCAATGATAGTCTGATGCTTAGTAAAGACAAAGCTGCCTCCTTCGTTGCCTATCCGGGTACTAAAACGACTACGTATCGGGTAACTAAAGTTGAAAACGCCTGTGGAGAAGGCACCACGTTTGGTCAGCAAACCGTTACTGTGACTCCTTTCGGTCTACAGCTAACCACCATTGCGCCAGAAGCACCATGCCCTGCTGCAACAGTGCAGATCGGTTTTAGTGCCAATGGTACGTTTGACAGTGGAAACCGATTTACGGTACAGGTCACGAATGAAAAAGGTGACTACGTTGACTTGCCAACAAAAGGTGATCGGAGTCCGCTGGAGATTACCCTACCAGCCAGTATACCTGAAGGCTGGGGAAATTATATCCGGCTCGTATCAACATCTCCCGCCTTAGTGAGCAGCCCATTAGGTGGGCTTTATAGTGGCCGTGCGCTTTCAGTGTATCCAACCCCATCGGCAATACTGGAAACGGATGTGAAAGCCATTCGCTTTGGAGAAACCGCAACATTAGTGGTTCGATTAACGGGACAAAATGTGCAGTGTACGCTAAGTGAGGGTACACAATTGGAGTATAAGCCAGGTGCCTATCAGCCAGTGACCGGACAGTACGAAGTAGTTGTAAAGCCCAGTGTATCCACTACGTACACTATCCGCTCTGCAACAGGCGCCTGTGGCCCTGTAAAAACTACAGGTACGGTGCGGGTGGAGGTTACAAACGGTATCATTGCCGGTAAACTGGCGGATGAGCGTCCCTGTATTGACCAGACTATTCGTGTTCCCATACAGACCAATGCCCAATTTACGGCGCAGACTACGTTTCAGGTACAGATTGGAGGGATTTCCTTACCTGCTGTTTTGCAGAAAGACACCGTAGTGGCTACGCTGACAAGTCAGTCGCTTGGTGTATCGCCAGGATTAGACGGTACGTATTACGTTAGCTCGGATGTACGCGTGGTAACGCAGAATCCTGCCATTGTTAGTACCATCAGCCCCAGCCGCTTTGCGATTGGTTATGTACCCGTGCTGGCTAATATCAACTTGTTTACGCAACTGGGTGCTGATAGGTGGGATGTAGGGTATCCATCAACCCTTAACAAACCGGAGCCAATTCGGATTATGGTCGATGCGAAAAGTAACCTGCCCATAACAATCAGTGTGGCCGAAGGTAGTCGACAATGGCGATTCCCCGCCAATCAATTGCCTAATTCGAGTGATTACCCTTACGCTGTGTTTGGCGATATGCCAACGCAAAGCACGACTTATATGCTTACGGAAGTCAGTAATAAATGTGGTACGCGTCGGTTTTCAGATAAGTCTAAACAAGTGGTTATCAAACAGGCTGAGAATCGACAGATATTAGTGGATGCCCTGCCAGATCGAATCTTCTGTGCGGGGGAATCTATTTCAATCCCTTTTCAGACTACAGGCGCCATTGCCGACTCCGTTCGCTATCGCGTAACCCTATATGGATATAGTATTTACGGGTCCAATTCAGTTGTACCTGTGGTCATTGGCCGGGCCCTGAAAAGTCCAATAACAGTCGTACTGCCCGATGTAGAAGCAAGTACGTATTCCCTGCGGATAGAAGCCGAAAACGTAGCGTTGACCAGTCGGGACGTATTTTTAACGATTCATAAAAAGCCGACTGCCTCCATCTCTCCAGGTTCCACAGAAATCATTGCCGGTGAATCGGCAACGCTATCAGTAGGCGCAAAGGGAGGTAGGCCTTACACGTTGCTGACGGCTGACGGAGACTCCTACCCGGTTACTGCTTATGACGCTGGTTGGCCTAATCTCGATGGAATGGTGGCTATACCGGTTAAACCCGATAAAACAACGACCTACCGGCTGAAATCGATTACGAATGCCTGTGGCACAACGGCCCTCTCCGATGAACGAACGATAACTGTGGTACCGTATCGGCTCTATATTACGACACCAAGCAATCCGGGCAACTATGCCACAACAACGCTGGAGCAAAAGGTAGCCACTTGCCGAAACGGACTACTCTCTGTGCCGTACGCTACAATCGGGAGTGTACCGGCCGACGAAGTCTTTGATCTCCAGGTTTCCAGGGGAAACAGTGCTCCGTTTGAAACGTTATCGTTAACCTCGACCAGTAACCCGCTGGTAGGACGTTTGCCCGATTCATTTACGGCTAATCCCTATGGTAACTACCAGGTACGTGTTGTTGGTCGGAAGACGGGCATCATTAGTCAGACATCACCTTTCTTTCGAGTTTTTGAACCGCCAACGGCAACGATCGCCCTCAAGCCAGGCAGTTCGCCCGTTGCCGACCCAACCGTAACCATACTGGTAAGCGTAACCAATGCCGACAATTTCACGACCTACGGCATTCGTAATTATGAACCAGACTATTCGGGTACTTACTTTGACAGTGTTACGGATCCCAATGGAACCTTGTACATTATGGTTCCCCGTCACAAAACAACGTATTCATTGGCGTTTGTGCGTAATGGCTGTGGTTACGGAACTGTATCCGGAGAAGCGACGGTCTCCGTACGGCCAACGCTCAACATAACCACACCTACACCCGGTTTGCAGCAACTGACCTGCGCCGGGAAAACATTGGCCGTTGCCTATAACACCACCGGCGACTGGAGTAATGGCATAAACGTTGTGGCCGAACTCGTTAGCGCGGATAATTCCAGTCGGGAACTAAGCCGTACAACCGCCCGTGAGGAAACGCTCTCGCTTACACTGCCCACAGATTTATTGCCGGGTGATTATACTTTGCGGCTTCGGTCGGCTGACCCTCAACTGAGCACATCGGTACCCCTACGCATAGCCGCTCCTGTAACGGCCCAACTGACGGGTAATCTTGTGATCAATGCTGGTCAGAAACTTGTTATCAAACCAGTGGTTAGCGGAACGTTTCCGATAAACTACAGTCTGTCTAACGGGTCTGTTGGTATGTGGCAAACAGGAGCACCCGTCATTGAATTAACACCCAGCCAGAGTGGTACATACAGGCTTGCTTCTGCCAGTAATGTGTGTGGTGCTGGTTTCGTTAGCGGTTCACTAACGATTTCGGTCAACCCGACAAGCTCCAGGTTCATTACAACGGACCGGGTAAGCGGTAGGCTGTGCGGGGGCGATACGGTACTGATTGACTATACGGCAGCGGGAATCGCTACCAGTACGCTGACAGTCCAGCTTTCCGACCGAAACGGTGATCAATACGCTCCTGTGCCCACGATTGGCCAGACCAGCCCATTGCGAGCCGTGTTGCCTATGGGTTTACCGACTGGTATTAATTATCGCTTCCGGGTTACGAATTCTGATCCGACAGTTGCCAGTTCCGTAATGCTGTCGCCGGTAACGATTCTGGAAAAAACAACAGGATCAATTCTAGGGCCGCCGTTCACCGCTCCCGGTAAACCTGCCAATCTCACGCTTAGTGTGACCGGCTCTGTACCGGTTTCGGTAACGCTGGGGCAGGATGGGAGCGCTACCAGAATTTGGCAGGTCACTGAGCCTGTAACAATTGTAAGCCTGCCAGCTGGTTCATTGCCCGCCACGTTTAGGCTATTGGGCGTTAAGAATGACTGCGGCCCTGGCCTCATCCAGGGTACTGGTATTGTACGGTTAGAGCTGATAACCGCTATAGAACCCACCGGACTTTCCATTCAGGTTTTCCCTAATCCGGTAAGTGAGGACATTTTTATCGAAAACTTACCTATAGTGCCACTGGAAATTGAGCTTTGGTCTACAGATGGTCGGCTTATTCGCCGTAAAACGTACCAGCCCGCTAAAGCAGCCTCGCTGCCCGTTCATGATTTACCCGTTGGTATGTATTTTCTTCGGGTTAATGTTAATCAAACAACATTGACGTATCGCCTGATAAAATACTGA